From Methanobacterium congolense, one genomic window encodes:
- a CDS encoding pyridoxal phosphate-dependent aminotransferase — translation MISPKKYAKAAKMIPKGFKTPNEFFNYVYNDEDMIWMGQNTNHLHDENGIMNAMMGSIRKRNYCKYPPPEGFPELKELVLEDLGLNDGRFDILITAGGTESLYLCANDILEPENNTITSDPGYLIIDNFASRFGDHVKSVPIYNQECGYKLTPDLVRENMDDNTKLVILIDPLNPLGSCYTKEELKEFADIAEDNDIYLLHDITYRDFARDHHLMANYAPEHTITIYSFSKIYGMAGMRIGGIIGIPEVINSIRSIVINDLGTNVVAQHGAIAALKTKPEWLDRIRNTTRGNQKIIKEAVDQVEGAFIPVYPSDGNMMAIDLYDAGIKPMDVANYLLDRKIFTREGSYTSKLFGHRYLRVSYSIPTEQVEYFGEEFLKAIDAIKSK, via the coding sequence ATGATTTCACCTAAGAAGTATGCAAAAGCTGCAAAGATGATACCAAAGGGTTTTAAAACACCCAACGAATTTTTCAATTACGTTTACAACGACGAAGACATGATCTGGATGGGTCAAAACACCAACCACCTTCATGATGAAAACGGAATTATGAACGCCATGATGGGCAGTATCAGAAAGAGAAACTACTGCAAATACCCACCTCCAGAAGGATTCCCTGAACTGAAGGAACTTGTACTGGAGGATCTTGGACTCAACGATGGCAGGTTTGACATTCTCATAACTGCAGGTGGTACAGAATCTCTGTACCTTTGCGCCAACGACATTCTGGAGCCAGAGAACAACACCATAACCTCTGACCCAGGCTACCTCATAATAGACAACTTCGCAAGCAGGTTCGGAGACCATGTAAAATCAGTTCCAATCTACAACCAGGAGTGCGGTTACAAACTCACACCGGACCTTGTCAGGGAGAACATGGACGATAACACCAAACTGGTGATACTCATCGATCCATTAAACCCACTTGGATCATGCTACACCAAGGAGGAGTTAAAGGAGTTTGCAGATATTGCAGAGGACAATGACATCTACCTGTTACATGACATCACCTACCGTGATTTTGCAAGGGATCATCATTTGATGGCTAACTACGCACCTGAACACACCATCACCATATACAGCTTCTCCAAGATCTATGGAATGGCAGGCATGAGGATCGGTGGAATAATAGGAATTCCAGAGGTTATAAACTCAATAAGAAGTATCGTGATAAACGACTTAGGAACCAACGTTGTTGCACAGCACGGTGCAATAGCAGCCCTTAAAACCAAACCAGAATGGCTTGACCGCATCAGGAACACCACCAGGGGTAACCAGAAGATAATCAAGGAAGCAGTTGACCAGGTTGAGGGAGCATTCATCCCAGTCTACCCATCAGATGGTAACATGATGGCAATAGACCTTTATGATGCAGGAATAAAACCAATGGATGTTGCAAACTACCTCCTGGACAGGAAGATCTTCACAAGGGAAGGATCTTACACAAGCAAACTCTTCGGACACAGATACCTGCGTGTGAGCTACTCAATACCAACAG
- the radB gene encoding DNA repair and recombination protein RadB, with product MKVLSNLEEKSKIPTASPIDNMLGGGVERGCLTQFYGPPGSGKTNIALQLVVQCAKNGGKAIFVDTEGGFSIERVKQISNGNFDSFASNIMILEPTTFREQNEVLEKIENHIDSGKEKVELVVLDSAVALYRLKDGESKQMNRELGKQMGRLSRIARKNNVAIVITNQIYSVFDADGTDSMIEPVGGTILKYWSKIMVEVVRINGSGERFAVLKRHRSRPEGLRARFRIVDHGLE from the coding sequence TTGAAAGTTTTATCCAACCTTGAAGAAAAGAGCAAAATACCCACAGCATCACCCATAGACAACATGCTGGGGGGAGGTGTTGAAAGGGGATGTTTAACCCAGTTTTACGGCCCTCCAGGTTCGGGTAAAACCAACATAGCTCTGCAGCTTGTTGTACAGTGTGCAAAAAATGGTGGTAAAGCCATATTTGTAGACACAGAAGGTGGATTTTCAATAGAAAGGGTAAAACAGATATCAAACGGAAATTTCGATAGTTTTGCATCTAACATCATGATCCTGGAACCCACAACCTTCAGGGAACAGAACGAAGTTTTGGAAAAAATTGAAAACCACATAGATTCTGGAAAGGAGAAAGTTGAACTTGTTGTGCTGGATTCTGCAGTTGCACTTTACAGGCTGAAGGATGGAGAATCCAAACAGATGAACAGGGAGCTTGGAAAGCAAATGGGAAGACTCTCAAGGATTGCAAGGAAAAACAACGTTGCAATTGTGATAACCAACCAAATTTACTCTGTTTTTGATGCTGACGGTACAGACAGTATGATAGAACCGGTTGGAGGTACCATACTCAAGTACTGGAGCAAGATCATGGTTGAGGTTGTGAGGATCAACGGCAGCGGTGAACGTTTTGCAGTTTTGAAACGCCACAGAAGCCGGCCTGAAGGGCTCAGGGCGCGTTTCAGAATAGTTGATCATGGACTGGAATGA
- a CDS encoding B12-binding domain-containing radical SAM protein encodes MDVVLINPCDENAVKNCLGFKVPPLNLMYLAASLEKAELSVKILDDDIMQMGEEKITQMVSKMDPSIVGLTASTSNIKKALKYAESVKKALPNSITMIGGPHTTFIPVETLQENECLDVVVVGEGEETVVDLAEKYLKYGITCLNDVKGIVYRDKKGVIQVTQPRPLIKDLDSLPFPARHLVPFDAYGVSKDQEGDMITSRGCVYSCGYCSSSLIMGKRFRSRSPENVVDEVEELVDSYKIRNIAFLDDTFMMNKRRAGEIADEINLRGLDVSYVASSRVDMVNKVLLAKLKSSGMSTLYYGVESGSQRVLDLMKKGITLKQAEDAVKSAKDEGIKVLTSFILGFPGETAEEMDKTIDFSIKLNADYSQYSILTPFPGTPIYHELKAKKLLDTENWDKYTVLKSVINYNDLGLSKKFVERKLAKAYLKFYTRPKYLLEHRNMFKVMVETIFRSFVLPKFKNGTSDGWYHDLNSQMP; translated from the coding sequence ATGGACGTGGTTTTAATAAATCCCTGTGATGAAAATGCCGTGAAGAATTGTTTAGGCTTCAAGGTTCCTCCACTGAATCTCATGTACCTTGCTGCATCCCTTGAAAAAGCAGAGTTATCTGTTAAAATACTGGATGATGATATCATGCAGATGGGTGAGGAGAAGATCACACAGATGGTTTCAAAGATGGATCCATCCATCGTGGGGCTTACAGCCAGCACATCCAACATAAAAAAAGCATTGAAATATGCTGAAAGTGTGAAAAAAGCACTTCCTAATTCAATTACCATGATAGGAGGTCCTCACACAACGTTCATCCCAGTTGAAACCCTCCAGGAAAATGAATGCCTGGATGTGGTTGTTGTTGGTGAGGGTGAAGAAACCGTTGTTGATCTGGCTGAAAAATACTTAAAGTATGGTATAACCTGCTTAAATGATGTTAAAGGCATAGTTTACAGGGATAAGAAAGGCGTGATTCAAGTGACACAACCAAGGCCTTTGATTAAAGACTTGGATTCCCTTCCATTCCCTGCACGTCACCTTGTACCCTTTGATGCCTATGGCGTTTCAAAGGATCAAGAGGGTGACATGATAACAAGCAGGGGATGTGTTTATTCCTGCGGCTACTGTTCCTCCTCACTGATAATGGGGAAAAGATTCCGCTCAAGAAGTCCTGAAAATGTTGTTGACGAAGTTGAAGAACTCGTGGACAGCTACAAAATCAGAAACATAGCCTTCCTCGACGACACCTTCATGATGAACAAGCGCCGTGCAGGTGAAATAGCCGATGAAATAAATTTAAGGGGCCTTGATGTAAGTTACGTTGCATCATCAAGGGTTGATATGGTTAATAAGGTACTTCTCGCCAAACTGAAAAGTTCAGGAATGAGCACCCTTTACTATGGAGTGGAGTCAGGTTCACAGAGAGTTTTAGACCTTATGAAGAAGGGAATCACATTAAAACAGGCCGAAGATGCTGTTAAATCTGCAAAAGATGAAGGTATAAAGGTTTTGACCTCCTTTATCCTGGGTTTCCCTGGGGAAACTGCAGAAGAAATGGATAAAACAATTGATTTTTCAATTAAGTTGAATGCAGATTACAGTCAGTACTCAATATTAACTCCATTCCCTGGAACGCCAATTTACCATGAACTTAAGGCTAAAAAACTCCTGGACACAGAGAACTGGGATAAATACACAGTTCTGAAATCTGTTATAAATTACAACGACCTGGGGCTGAGCAAGAAGTTTGTGGAACGAAAACTGGCAAAAGCCTACCTAAAATTTTACACAAGACCTAAATATTTACTTGAACATAGAAACATGTTCAAGGTAATGGTTGAAACTATTTTTAGAAGTTTTGTACTTCCTAAATTCAAAAATGGAACCAGTGATGGATGGTACCATGATTTGAACAGCCAAATGCCATGA
- a CDS encoding L-threonylcarbamoyladenylate synthase codes for MKLIKINPQKPEKDKIELALNILREGGVVVYPTDTLYGIGVNIFNEDAVERVFSIKKRSRSKPLSVCLPKVESISKVAYMDSETEKIVRKLLPGPFTLILNKKECISSTLTAGEAKIGVRIPDSRVSMELSREFPVTATSANISGMKVPESSEGVYKQIGGSVDLILDAGTFKESLPSTVVDLTCRPPSVIRRGSGVELFDEIIEKIK; via the coding sequence ATGAAGCTGATTAAAATTAACCCTCAAAAACCTGAAAAAGATAAAATTGAACTTGCACTTAATATACTAAGGGAAGGAGGAGTTGTTGTTTATCCAACAGACACCCTTTATGGTATTGGTGTCAACATATTCAATGAGGATGCTGTTGAAAGGGTTTTCAGTATCAAAAAACGATCGAGATCGAAGCCGCTTTCAGTTTGCCTCCCCAAAGTTGAATCCATTTCAAAAGTTGCTTACATGGACAGTGAAACTGAAAAAATTGTGAGGAAACTTCTTCCGGGTCCGTTCACGCTGATTTTAAACAAAAAAGAATGCATAAGCTCAACTTTAACTGCAGGTGAAGCTAAAATTGGTGTCAGAATACCTGACAGTAGAGTTTCAATGGAACTTTCACGAGAATTTCCGGTAACAGCCACAAGTGCCAACATATCAGGCATGAAGGTTCCAGAATCCTCAGAAGGGGTTTATAAACAGATTGGTGGATCGGTTGACCTTATCTTAGATGCAGGAACGTTTAAAGAAAGCTTACCATCAACGGTTGTTGATTTAACTTGTCGTCCTCCTTCAGTGATTCGCAGGGGTTCGGGGGTAGAACTTTTTGATGAGATAATTGAGAAGATCAAATAA
- the pgsA gene encoding archaetidylinositol phosphate synthase, translated as MLNRLRPNVKKFIDPLAKRINVNPNVLTILGLIVSILSGFMFAVGDLLLGAAMILLGGFVDMLDGAVARNNSSKTKFGGILDSTSDRFADAAIIIGIMYGGFVNPLIGALAIHASLTVSYVRARAESEGISCSVGFAERAERLIIVVAGAILSVVFHENMILYGAVVLIMILGYLTVFQRVYHSWKELKGQ; from the coding sequence ATGCTGAACAGACTACGACCCAATGTCAAGAAATTCATAGACCCCCTAGCCAAGAGAATAAACGTAAATCCCAATGTACTGACCATTTTAGGGTTGATTGTGAGCATTCTATCAGGATTCATGTTCGCGGTAGGTGATCTCCTGCTTGGAGCAGCCATGATACTTCTGGGTGGCTTTGTTGACATGCTCGATGGTGCTGTTGCACGTAACAATTCATCCAAAACAAAGTTTGGAGGAATTTTAGACTCCACATCAGACAGATTTGCAGACGCAGCAATAATAATTGGTATAATGTATGGTGGCTTTGTAAACCCACTCATTGGTGCCCTTGCAATTCATGCATCCCTAACTGTGAGCTACGTCCGGGCAAGAGCTGAATCTGAGGGAATCAGCTGCAGTGTTGGATTCGCTGAAAGGGCTGAACGTTTGATCATAGTAGTTGCAGGAGCCATTTTAAGCGTTGTTTTCCATGAAAACATGATCCTGTATGGAGCAGTTGTTCTTATAATGATTTTAGGATATTTAACTGTCTTCCAAAGGGTTTATCATTCCTGGAAAGAACTGAAAGGACAATGA
- a CDS encoding DUF357 domain-containing protein, producing the protein MYGDVERIKKDIELFAKNIKELESIEIHGNQERIVEMAESYCQDTSYYLEKKDQMTAFGCITYAHGLLDAVRILHDLI; encoded by the coding sequence ATGTATGGAGACGTTGAAAGGATAAAGAAGGATATTGAATTATTTGCAAAAAATATAAAAGAATTAGAATCCATAGAAATTCATGGAAACCAGGAACGGATCGTTGAAATGGCAGAAAGCTACTGCCAGGACACAAGTTACTACCTTGAAAAAAAGGATCAAATGACTGCATTTGGATGTATAACCTATGCACATGGACTTCTCGATGCCGTGCGCATACTACATGACCTCATTTAA
- a CDS encoding TIGR00153 family protein, protein MKKLFKKESEVEKHSKEHVELVYECVHGLKKLMEFFYSNDFDSLDLEVEKISQLEHSADVIRRSMEIEFYDGAFLPFDREDRIILAELVDGVADMTQETAYGISLSRIQFPEKFQEDFMEITQGVLNSVAILKDCIELLDVDLRATMLKAHELEEMEDAVDKIERRILRKLYDSYRNNEFGILRLLELKNTVLRLGNVVDRAEDASDRVLIMVAKRKG, encoded by the coding sequence ATGAAAAAACTGTTTAAAAAAGAATCAGAAGTTGAAAAACATTCAAAAGAACATGTTGAACTTGTTTATGAATGTGTTCACGGGCTCAAAAAGCTTATGGAATTTTTTTACAGCAATGATTTTGATTCTCTGGATTTAGAAGTTGAAAAAATATCCCAACTCGAACATTCAGCCGACGTGATCCGTAGAAGTATGGAAATTGAATTCTATGATGGTGCATTCTTACCCTTCGACCGTGAGGATAGAATAATTCTCGCAGAGCTTGTGGATGGTGTTGCTGACATGACACAAGAAACAGCCTATGGAATAAGCCTCAGCAGAATCCAGTTCCCAGAGAAATTCCAGGAAGACTTCATGGAGATAACACAGGGAGTCTTAAATTCTGTGGCCATACTGAAGGATTGTATAGAACTTCTTGACGTTGATTTAAGGGCTACAATGTTGAAGGCTCATGAACTGGAAGAAATGGAAGATGCTGTTGACAAGATCGAGAGAAGAATTCTCAGAAAACTCTATGATTCCTACAGAAACAATGAATTTGGAATATTAAGATTACTTGAACTTAAAAATACTGTTTTACGCCTTGGAAATGTGGTTGACAGAGCAGAAGATGCATCGGACCGTGTTTTGATAATGGTTGCTAAACGAAAGGGATGA
- a CDS encoding DUF434 domain-containing protein has protein sequence MDFEEKISKAVTDLRYLLNRGYRKKGALKFVSDRYLLNIHERNYLARKVFSREAALSRQNKILDISRVKDENVFVDGYNVLITVESICTGYPSLVRCDDGFLRDINAVFGKYKINDTTKTALTQIMLILKYYNPRFVKFLYDSPVSQSGELSKITRNILKASDVSGDAVTSKNVDSELISLSKDIGGIVATSDSAVIDKIQRVIDIPCEILKKMR, from the coding sequence ATGGATTTTGAAGAAAAAATCTCAAAAGCCGTTACAGATTTGAGGTACCTCTTAAATAGGGGTTACAGGAAGAAAGGAGCCTTGAAATTTGTTTCAGACAGATATCTCCTTAACATCCATGAGAGAAATTACCTTGCAAGAAAGGTTTTCTCAAGGGAGGCAGCACTATCCCGACAAAACAAGATCCTTGATATCTCCCGTGTAAAGGATGAAAACGTTTTTGTGGACGGATACAACGTTCTTATAACAGTTGAAAGCATATGTACTGGTTATCCATCCCTTGTAAGATGTGATGATGGATTTTTAAGGGATATTAATGCTGTTTTTGGAAAGTACAAGATCAACGATACAACAAAAACTGCTTTAACCCAGATAATGCTCATTTTAAAGTATTACAACCCCAGATTCGTGAAATTTCTATACGACAGCCCAGTGAGTCAGAGTGGGGAACTTTCAAAGATCACAAGAAATATTTTAAAGGCCAGTGATGTTTCTGGAGATGCAGTGACATCTAAAAATGTTGATTCTGAACTTATATCATTATCTAAAGATATTGGAGGCATTGTTGCAACCAGTGACAGTGCTGTTATTGATAAAATCCAGAGAGTTATTGACATACCCTGTGAAATCCTGAAAAAAATGAGGTAA
- the fbp gene encoding fructose-1,6-bisphosphate aldolase/phosphatase, producing MKTTISVIKADVGSVAGHAVTHDALKQKCDSLLAKAKEEELLVDYHITNCGDDIDLIMTHTNGEENEEVHELAFNAFMEATKVAKSLKLYGAGQDLLSDTFSGNIKGMGPGCAEMEFKERPSDPVFVFCCDKTEPGAFNLPIFRMFADPFNTAGLVIDPSLHKGYEFEIFDVIEHRKVTMKCPDEMYDLLALIGSTGRYVIKHVTRRSDNEIAASISTERLNLMAGQYIGKDDPVAIVRSQSGFPAAGEVVEPFAFPHLVSGWMRGSHNGPLMPVSTANARPVRFDGPPRVTSLGFQVADAKLVGPVDMFDDPAFDRSRNLASEVAEYMRRHGPFEPHRLPADEMEYTSLPGVLEKLEERFEDME from the coding sequence ATGAAAACAACGATTAGTGTAATAAAAGCAGATGTTGGTAGTGTTGCAGGACATGCAGTGACTCATGACGCGCTTAAACAGAAATGCGACTCATTACTGGCAAAAGCAAAGGAAGAAGAACTTCTTGTGGATTATCATATAACCAACTGTGGTGACGACATAGACTTGATCATGACCCACACAAACGGTGAAGAAAACGAAGAAGTCCACGAACTTGCATTCAACGCCTTTATGGAAGCAACAAAAGTTGCAAAAAGCTTGAAACTCTACGGTGCAGGTCAGGACCTTTTATCTGACACATTCTCTGGTAACATCAAAGGAATGGGTCCAGGATGTGCTGAGATGGAGTTCAAAGAAAGACCATCCGACCCAGTATTTGTTTTCTGCTGTGACAAAACAGAACCTGGAGCATTCAACCTTCCTATATTTAGAATGTTCGCAGACCCATTCAACACAGCAGGACTTGTAATAGACCCATCACTCCACAAAGGATACGAATTTGAGATCTTTGATGTCATAGAACACAGAAAAGTTACAATGAAATGTCCAGATGAGATGTACGATCTTCTTGCCCTTATAGGCTCAACTGGAAGGTACGTTATAAAACACGTTACAAGGAGAAGCGACAACGAAATAGCTGCATCCATAAGCACAGAAAGATTAAACCTCATGGCAGGACAGTACATAGGAAAAGACGACCCAGTTGCCATAGTAAGGTCACAGTCTGGTTTCCCAGCAGCAGGAGAAGTAGTTGAACCATTCGCATTCCCACACCTCGTGAGTGGATGGATGAGGGGTTCACACAACGGACCATTAATGCCAGTTTCCACAGCAAACGCTCGCCCAGTAAGATTCGACGGCCCACCACGTGTAACAAGCCTAGGATTCCAGGTAGCAGATGCAAAGCTCGTTGGACCAGTTGACATGTTCGATGACCCTGCATTCGACAGATCAAGAAACCTTGCATCTGAAGTAGCGGAATACATGAGAAGGCATGGTCCATTCGAACCACACCGGTTACCAGCAGATGAAATGGAATATACCAGTCTTCCTGGTGTGCTTGAAAAATTAGAAGAAAGATTCGAAGATATGGAATGA
- the aksF gene encoding homoisocitrate dehydrogenase: MYRLTVIPGDGIGPEVMEAALYILEVSEIDFSYETAHAGNECFKRTGSTIPDETISTSKKSDATLFGAVTTVPGQKSGIITLRKELDLYVNLRPVKSYEGTPFLFEGLDFVIVRENTEGLYSGVEKYTDDGAEAVRVVTRGACERICKFAFEYARKNMRKKVTAVHKANVLKKTDGIFKDTFYEVAHEYNDIRSEDFYVDATAMYLITKPQNFDVMVTTNLFGDILSDEGAGLVGGLGLIPSANIGDKNGLFEPVHGSAPDIAGKGIANPSAMILSMCMMLKYLGEVEESQKLEKALTKVLRDGKVVTPDLGGVASTMEMAEQVKTIFEGL, from the coding sequence ATGTACAGATTAACTGTTATACCTGGAGATGGAATAGGACCTGAGGTTATGGAAGCTGCACTCTACATACTTGAAGTCTCAGAAATTGATTTTAGCTACGAAACTGCCCATGCAGGTAACGAATGTTTTAAAAGAACCGGAAGCACGATACCCGATGAAACGATTTCGACTTCAAAAAAGTCAGATGCAACTCTTTTTGGTGCTGTTACAACGGTACCCGGACAGAAAAGTGGTATAATAACCCTGAGAAAGGAACTTGATCTTTACGTGAATTTAAGGCCGGTGAAATCCTATGAAGGAACTCCTTTTCTCTTTGAAGGCCTTGATTTTGTTATTGTAAGGGAAAATACAGAGGGGCTCTATTCAGGAGTTGAAAAATACACAGATGATGGTGCAGAGGCGGTACGTGTTGTAACGCGAGGGGCTTGTGAGCGTATATGTAAATTTGCATTTGAATACGCCAGAAAAAACATGAGAAAAAAGGTCACAGCGGTTCACAAGGCCAACGTCCTTAAGAAGACAGATGGAATTTTCAAGGACACCTTCTACGAGGTTGCTCATGAATACAATGATATACGATCGGAAGACTTTTATGTGGATGCAACAGCCATGTACCTCATAACAAAACCTCAGAACTTCGACGTTATGGTCACAACCAACCTCTTTGGCGATATACTCTCAGATGAAGGGGCAGGACTTGTAGGTGGTCTGGGACTGATTCCATCAGCCAATATTGGCGATAAAAATGGACTTTTTGAACCAGTACATGGGTCAGCTCCAGACATTGCAGGAAAAGGAATTGCAAACCCATCAGCCATGATACTTTCAATGTGTATGATGCTAAAATACCTTGGTGAAGTTGAAGAATCTCAGAAACTTGAAAAGGCATTAACAAAGGTTTTAAGGGATGGTAAGGTTGTCACACCTGATCTTGGTGGTGTTGCATCAACCATGGAAATGGCGGAACAGGTTAAAACGATATTTGAAGGTCTTTAA